The following are encoded in a window of Ricinus communis isolate WT05 ecotype wild-type chromosome 4, ASM1957865v1, whole genome shotgun sequence genomic DNA:
- the LOC8266367 gene encoding telomere length regulation protein TEL2 homolog isoform X4 produces MLLLIGWLVSLFRRGNICMILSLLLLLYVLENDGLVRISREFGSMHQSVDSTNTQLLPVVSRMAQIVASIPDKARPRAPASLSSHLFFKQISIQILREVQERVTNLLDKDSTSACYLDGVMLFAGETFSRICRRGSSDVLLGEVLPQVIKYVRWFLSSSTDPAKEEVFEANPESQFWLRMMEAIKDLYAVERMSEQLFHQLAIENVTDIEAYWTIWLLFNRILKNQPSVRSMFVEKFLLWKVFPICCLRWIIQFAVLECPPVANSLTKGCEARVLLDTVQRLLAVWSKREFLQSAPIEQQAYITAAVGLCMEQMSKEELDNSKDAMHSILQGVSCRLESPTHLVRKMASNVALVFSKVIDPKNPLYLDDSCTEENIDWEFGLTKAEKRTLPTLKENEKAKPPTIPEPEEDLNYSRSNVTSRNTKGDKKKLSLVKLVDPDEIIDPAMLNYGSASDKDEDDDASENSDSSSESSLQPYDITDDDRDLQKRFTQLVDVVGALRKSDDADGAERALDVAEKLVRAAPDELAHIAGDLARALVQVRCSDLAVEGEEDSAEEKRQRALISLLVTCPLPSLDTLNKLLYSANVDISQRIMILDIMTEAAQELADAKTIKPKHQSRVLISTVTENQPWFLPSSSGPPGAGCWKEVSETGTLLNYSNRYERELPLKPDQIIRGKTRRWGLRSPNTQESQLEWTHNKFPVYAASFMLPVMQDFDKKRHGVDLLGRDFIVLGKLIYMLGVCMRCVSLHPEATALAPPLLDMLRSKEICQHKEAYVRRAVLFAASCVLVSLHPSYVASAVTEGNSEVSKGLEWIRTWALDIVESDVDKECYMMAMRCLQLHAEMALQASRALEAAESTLKAKKVGFPSSLSRGTIRIPYSNVEY; encoded by the exons ATGTTGCTTCTAATTGGTTGGCTTGTTTCCCTCTTTCGGCGAGGAAATATTTGTATGATACTTTCTTT GTTACTTCTTCTCTACGTACTCGAAAATGATGGATTAGTGAGAATTTCCAGAGAATTTGGCAGCATGCACCAATCTGTTGATTCTACAAACACACAACTTCTGCCAGTTGTATCTAGGATGGCACAGATTGTTGCATCTATTCCTGACAAAGCACGACCAAGAGCCCCAGCTTCACTGTCATCACA TTTATTCTTCAAGCAAATTAGCATTCAAATTCTGCGTGAAGTACAAGAGAGAGTTACAAATCTACTAGATAAAGATTCTACCAGTGCATGTTATTTGGATGGTGTAATGCTATTTGCTGGGGAAACATTTTCTCGTATATGTCGACGTGGTTCTTCAG ATGTGCTGTTAGGTGAGGTACTTCCTCaggtaattaaatatgttcgATGGTTTCTATCGTCAAGTACTGATccagcaaaagaagaagtgTTTGAGGCAAACCCCGAATCACAGTTTTGGTTAAGGATGATGGAAGCAATTAAAGATTTGTATGCTGTAGAAAGAATGTCTGAACAACTTTTTCACCAGCTGGCGATTGAAAATGTAACTGATATTGAAGCTTATTGGACTATTTGGTTACTGTTTAATCGGATTCTTAAAAATCAGCCATCAGTCAG GTCTATGTTTGTTGAAAAATTTCTACTTTGGAAAGTATTCCCTATTTGTTGCCTAAGATGGATAATTCAATTTGCGGTTCTTGAATGTCCACCTGTTGCTAATTCACTCACTAAAGGTTGTGAAGCACGTGTTCTCTTAGACACGGTGCAGCGTCTGCTTGCAGTATGGTCTAAAAGGGAGTTTTTGCAATCAGCTCCAATAGAGCAGCAAGCTT ATATAACTGCTGCTGTAGGTCTTTGCATGGAGCAGATGTCTAAAGAGGAACTTGATAATTCTAAAGATGCGATGCACTCAATTCTTCAAGGAGTTAGCT GTAGGCTAGAAAGCCCTACTCATTTAGTTCGGAAAATGGCTAGTAATGTTGCGTTAGTCTTCTCCAAGGTGATTGATCCAAAAAACCCCCTATACCTTGATGATAGTTGCACCGAGGAGAATATTGACTGGGAGTTTGGATTGACTAAAGCTGAGAAGAGAACTCTGCCTACCTTAAAGGAAAATGAGAAAGCAAAACCACCGACCATTCCAGAGCCAGAAGAGGACTTGAACTATTCAAGATCTAATGTAACAAGCAGGAATACTAAGGgtgacaaaaagaaattatctcTAGTTAAATTGGTCGATCCTGATGAGATTATTGATCCAGCTATGCTAAATTATGGATCGGCCTCCGATAAAGATGAGGATGATGATGCAAGCGAGAATTCCGATTCATCCAGTGAGTCATCTTTACAGCCATATGACATAACAGATGATGACAGAGATCTACAAAAACGATTTACACAGTTGGTTGATGTGGTTGGAGCCCTACGGAAATCTGATGATGCTGATGGG GCAGAGAGGGCGCTTGATGTTGCTGAAAAGCTTGTACGAGCAGCACCTGATGAACTTGCACACATAGCAGGTGATCTTGCTAGAGCCCTTGTCCAAGTTCGTTGCTCTGATTTGGCTGTAGAAGGTGAGGAAGATTCAGCTGAAGAAAAGAGGCAAAGAGCATTAATTTCCTTGCTTGTCACATGTCCTCTCCCATCTCTTGATACTCTAAACAAGCTGTTATATTCTGCAAATGTAGACATCAGCCAACGTATAATGATTCTTGACATAATGACTGAAGCTGCTCAGGAACTTGCTGATGCTAAGACTATCAAACCTAAACATCAATCCAGGGTCCTCATATCAACTGTAACAGAAAATCAACCCTGGTTCTTGCCTAGTAGCTCAGGACCTCCAGGAGCTGGTTGCTGGAAAGAGGTATCAGAAACAGGAACCCTATTAAACTATTCCAATCGTTATGAGAGGGAACTTCCACTTAAACCTGATCAGATCATAAGAGGGAAGACTCGCCGTTGGGGCCTTAGATCACCAAATACACAGGAAAGCCAGTTGGAATGGACTCATAACAAGTTTCCTGTTTATGCAGCATCATTTATGCTTCCTGTTATGCAGGATTTTGATAAGAAAAGGCATGGTGTTGATTTGCTTGGTAGAGATTTTATTGTTCTGGGGAAACTCATATATATGCTTGGTGTGTGTATGAGATGCGTTTCCTTGCATCCAGAAGCGACTGCTTTGGCTCCCCCCCTTCTAGATATGTTAAGATCCAA GGAGATTTGCCAACATAAGGAAGCATATGTCAGAAGGGCTGTTCTTTTTGCCGCTTCATGCGTATTGGTGTCACTTCATCCATCCTATGTTGCATCAGCAGTAACAGAAGGAAACAGTGAAGTTTCTAAAGGGCTTGAATGGATCCGTACATGGGCCCTCGACATAGTTGAGTCTGATGTAGACAAGGAGTGCTATATG ATGGCTATGCGGTGTCTCCAACTTCATGCTGAGATGGCGCTCCAAGCTTCCAGAGCACTAGAGGCAGCAGAAAGTACATTAAAGGCAAAGAAAGTCGGTTTCCCTTCCAGTTTGTCAAGGGGGACGATCAGAATCCCCTACTCAAATGTGGAATACTAA